agaaaaccCTAAGGACAGCCCACATATCTTTGAACCTATATTGGTTGAATACTCCATTAGGACGTCAGACTCCTAGTTTGACCATTTGTTTCTTCTGTACTTTTGTGAATCCTCGAAACAATTAGGATTGTGAATACTCTTGCATGAttcattgtaattttttttttttttaagtaaatgtttgttaatttctcttttcattcaCATCATATTCCTACATGGCACAAGCATTACATTGATACCCCTGTACCTTAAAGGGACATATAGATTTGGGTGACCATGATACCACACCCCCTCATCTTATACCGAATGGTATTAAAAAGGGATACACTCGGTACCATATTATGGATTCACTCGAGGTCAAGGGTGACAGGTATATTGGTGTTCCGTGTTAGATGAAACCTTATGTCCTAAAGCCACCTTTTTCATGCATCATGTACAGACATAGTCCAAGGAGAACTATGTACTGACATAACTATTAGTACCAATCTCTACTCTTCTATAGAATCGGTGGCTTGAGCTCTTCCATAGACGGAGATCTGCACACACAGAGGTTAGAATCTGGCCCGGAGTGCCCTCCGGGAagaaggctctgatgcctaagttagtcaGGTTTTGATATCGGTTCACATGGAATGAACCTGGGATTCTCAAAAGTGCATACCTGTCTTGTCAGTCTTATGTCCCTCTTATGGTGATTTTAGGGTCTTTTCCCATTGGCTGGATTTCCCACTTAGAGTTGAGCTATCTCCCCCATAACAGTCAACTCAACAGTGGTTAATCCTTCGTCTGGTAACTGCCTTGGGTTTGGTTAAGAGGAACTACTGTGACACCACGTCAGCACGAGGGCTTTCCCTATGGCAATTGCCAGGGGTTTGATTACCTAGTCGAGCACTCTGGTGTGATGGGTTTGATCTATTGCTGGTCGgtcccatagttagcaaattcggattcgggaattattcggccgaagaattattcggaataattcgtttgattaatttaagggttcggtcaaaaaagcggtcaaaaaagcggacaaaataaaaatcggattcggattcggattcgagaattattcgagtaccaaaataaaagtcgggcaaaaaattcggatgttattttttataatttattgtatctattttatttattaagtaattaacttgatatgtacacctaagaagagaaaattattgtagttcaaatatacaatacagttaaaaaactagaaaaaagtTGTCATTGAGTGATGAAAGCAATGGTTACAGTAATTCAATTTCTAATGCATGTTTTAATGCTTCTACCAATTATCCTGTAGGGACATAAAAGTTCAAAATGACTTCATTCAATCCATGAGTCCATAACTCACATAATTCCATCATTCATGCTTAAAAGGAAAAGCTAttctaaataaagcaaaacataCACAAAAGCATAACAATAGTTATTACAACACCATAACTTAAGTACTCAACTAAATCATTATATACTATCTGGGGGTTGAGTCTCGCTCTCAGTAAAACTAGCACTTGCACCAAATAGCAAGTCTTCAGCAATgctatcatccacatcatccaacAATCTCTCTAACTCTTTATCAACGTCCTCAATGCGCTGATCAAAATCATTGACACTAATATTGTCAAGATTAATGGGTAACATGTTTTTCTGTTCAAGTTCACCCCTTTTTTCCATCATCAATGAATTCATTCTCACATAGACTAAATCATCTAACATTGTTGCTGACAATCTATTCCTCCTTTTGGTTTGTGCTGCATCCCAGgcactccaatttctctcacaagcTGAAGAACTACATGGTTGGCTCAATATTCGAATGGCATACTTCTGTAAGATAGGAATAGCATCACCTTGTATATGCCACCAAACCCCTGTCATtggcaaaaaaaatatatatatatataaataaacaattttaaaagACAAGTAATCTTTACATAAGAAACaataaactaaaaattttaaaaagaaaataattattacacttacgaggatgactagtttccatcatcatcttggcACTGGGAGTAAAAAGAGTGCTAGACTTCATGTGGTATACTGCCAGCTGTCCataatattctctcctctcatcttgTGGAACCACTGTTTCACCAATGAAATCTGTTGCATCTTTCATTTGAGGAATCTTTTTGAatctttcactaaaaaaataagTGGGGTTGAAAACAGCAGCTGCATAGTGAATGATTcccaaaatattttcatctcttctcttatcaaagattttcaaaatttggtcaTACCGGTGGTTTTCCTCATAATGCTTCTCCAATACCTCTCTTGCTCTTTCCATTGCTTCATACAAATACCCTGATGTAGCTCCATCACCATCAACCAAATGGAGAACTCGAATGATTGGTtccataaatctcaaaatctcttttgaatcattCCAAAACGACTCCCTTTGAATGGTGTCCACTACTCGTTCTGCTTCTAAAGATCTCGAATTTCTTAGACTCCTCCACTCAGCTGATGCAACTAGGAGTCTAAgcttctcttccacttcaacAATTGACTGAAGCATTAAAAAGTTTGAAGCAAATCTAGTTTTGCAAGGATATTTTAGATCCTTCTTTGTGAAACTCCTCATCAACTGTAAGACAATTATTGACTTGTACAAGTAGTCAATAATTcttttcaccttatcaaaaatttcttgaacCCAAAAAACCTTTATATAGATATCCTTCAACATTAGATTGATACCATGGGCTGCACATCGAGTCTTAAACAACCAACGATACTTTCCAGTAAGCATATCAAGTGCACTTGAATAATTGGATGCATTGTCTGAAATTAGCTGAACCACTAAATTTGGGCCAATACTTTCAATCTCTTTctcaagaatatcaaatatataaaaagCAGTCAATTTAGCATGAGAACACTCCTCTGACTTCAAAAAGAGAGCACCACCTGGGGAATAAGCAATCACATTAAGAAAAGACCGCTTCTTCAAGTCAGTCCATGAATCAGACATGAATGTACAACCAGTTTGCTtccaagaaaattttacttcttcaaCATATTTTTCAAGGTCCTTTCTTGCTTTAGGAATTATTCTTCCACGAAGGGTTCCATAACTTGGAATAGGAACACTAGGACCATAACGGGCTGTGCACTTCACAAAATTGATGAAAGCATCCGATTGaacaacattgaaagaaatgttatttttaataaaaagatcACGAAGAGATTTCTCCCAAGTTGATTTGTCCATCTTAGGGATCATTTCCTCCATTGTGGACTGCCTTTGACTAGTTATAGCTAAAGGAGAAGAACCAACTATACTCTCACCACTGGTACAACTCTTCCGCTTTTTGCTACTTGATTCAGAATTAATAGCAAGAAGAGCTTCTGCTTGGACATCATCTGATACTTTCTCACAAGAGGCAACATCATGACCACTAACCTTAGCTAAATGATACTTGAGTCGAGTGACCCCTCCATAAACttgtttttcacaaaatttgcatttgaaatgtAAACTATCAAGTTGCTCAGCATGTTgccaaaacttttctttttgtcttcccatttttcctatttgttaaaagttgaaacacaaaaaaaaaaaaacaacataaatcatttcatataaacaaacaaatacaTCTGATATTAATAACTACATTACATAAGCAAATAGCCTCTGAATAATTaaagaatcaagttttcaagtcccACTAACATGCATAGCCTTTTACAATGCATGACCAAAGGTACAATACAATCAACAGAGAAAAATAAGCATCAAACAGCTCTTCACTCAAAATTGCattctttcctttaattttccaACCCAAAGCTGTCAAAATAGTAGACCCAGCCCCTATGCCACATTCAATCTGCCCCTAT
This DNA window, taken from Macadamia integrifolia cultivar HAES 741 unplaced genomic scaffold, SCU_Mint_v3 scaffold_239A, whole genome shotgun sequence, encodes the following:
- the LOC122071496 gene encoding uncharacterized protein LOC122071496; the protein is MEEMIPKMDKSTWEKSLRDLFIKNNISFNVVQSDAFINFVKCTARYGPSVPIPSYGTLRGRIIPKARKDLEKYVEEVKFSWKQTGCTFMSDSWTDLKKRSFLNVIAYSPGGALFLKSEECSHAKLTAFYIFDILEKEIESIGPNLVVQLISDNASNYSSALDMLTGKYRWLFKTRCAAHGINLMLKDIYIKVFWVQEIFDKVKRIIDYLYKSIIVLQLMRSFTKKDLKYPCKTRFASNFLMLQSIVEVEEKLRLLVASAEWRSLRNSRSLEAERVVDTIQRESFWNDSKEILRFMEPIIRVLHLVDGDGATSGYLYEAMERAREVLEKHYEENHRYDQILKIFDKRRDENILGIIHYAAAVFNPTYFFSERFKKIPQMKDATDFIGETVVPQDERREYYGQLAVYHMKSSTLFTPSAKMMMETSHPRVWWHIQGDAIPILQKYAIRILSQPCSSSACERNWSAWDAAQTKRRNRLSATMLDDLVYVRMNSLMMEKRGELEQKNMLPINLDNISVNDFDQRIEDVDKELERLLDDVDDSIAEDLLFGASASFTESETQPPDSI